A window of Anas acuta chromosome 8, bAnaAcu1.1, whole genome shotgun sequence contains these coding sequences:
- the PRKAB2 gene encoding 5'-AMP-activated protein kinase subunit beta-2 isoform X1 produces MGNTTSERVSGERHGSKSHRSDGSSTPHAAKEHPHKIMVGSTDDPSVFSSHDSKPGSGVLCQIPGDKEFVSWQPDLEESVKPSQQARPTVIRWADGGKEVFISGSFNNWSTKIPLIKSHNDFVAILDLPEGEHQYKFFVDGQWVHDPSEPVVTSQMGTINNLIHVKKSDFEVFDALKVDSLESSETSGRDLSSSPPGPYGQEMYVYRPEERFKSPPILPPHLLQVILNKDTNISCDPALLPEPNHVMLNHLYALSIKDGVMVLSATHRYKKKYVTTLLYKPI; encoded by the exons ATGGGCAACACCACCAGCGAGAGAGTGTCCGGGGAGCGCCATGGCTCCAAGTCCCACCGCTCCGACGGCTCCAGCACGCCCCACGCCGCCAAGGAGCACCCGCACAAGATCATGGTGGGCAGCACCGACGACCCCAGCGTGTTCAGCTCCCACGACTCCAAG CCAGGCTCTGGTGTTCTTTGTCAGATCCCCGGGGACAAGGAGTTTGTGTCGTGGCAGCCGGATCTGGAGGAGTCGGTGAAACCATCCCAACAGGCTCGCCCCACTGTCATCCGCTGGGCTGACGGGGGCAAAGAGGTCTTCATCTCCGGGTCCTTCAACAACTGGAGCACCAAGATCCCGCTCATCAAGAG CCACAATGACTTCGTCGCTATCCTGGACCTCCCGGAAGGAGAGCACCAGTACAAATTCTTTGTGGACGGCCAGTGGGTGCATGACCCATCCGAG CCTGTGGTCACCAGCCAGATGGGGACAATCAACAACCTGATTCACGTCAAGAAGTCTGACTTCGAGGTGTTCGATGCTTTGAAGGTGGATTCCCTGGAGAGCTCAGAAACCTCAGGTCGGG ACTTATCGAGTTCACCACCCGGCCCGTACGGCCAAGAGATGTACGTGTACCGGCCCGAGGAGCGCTTCAAATCGCCCCCCATCCTCCCGCCTCACCTCCTCCAGGTCATCCTCAACAAGGACACCAACATCTCG TGtgacccagccctgctgcccgaACCCAACCACGTCATGCTCAACCACCTCTACGCGCTCTCCATCAAG GACGGCGTGATGGTGCTCAGCGCCACGCACCGCTACAAGAAGAAGTACGTCACCACGCTGCTCTACAAGCCCATCTGA
- the PRKAB2 gene encoding 5'-AMP-activated protein kinase subunit beta-2 isoform X3 translates to MGNTTSERVSGERHGSKSHRSDGSSTPHAAKEHPHKIMVGSTDDPSVFSSHDSKIPGDKEFVSWQPDLEESVKPSQQARPTVIRWADGGKEVFISGSFNNWSTKIPLIKSHNDFVAILDLPEGEHQYKFFVDGQWVHDPSEPVVTSQMGTINNLIHVKKSDFEVFDALKVDSLESSETSGRDLSSSPPGPYGQEMYVYRPEERFKSPPILPPHLLQVILNKDTNISCDPALLPEPNHVMLNHLYALSIKDGVMVLSATHRYKKKYVTTLLYKPI, encoded by the exons ATGGGCAACACCACCAGCGAGAGAGTGTCCGGGGAGCGCCATGGCTCCAAGTCCCACCGCTCCGACGGCTCCAGCACGCCCCACGCCGCCAAGGAGCACCCGCACAAGATCATGGTGGGCAGCACCGACGACCCCAGCGTGTTCAGCTCCCACGACTCCAAG ATCCCCGGGGACAAGGAGTTTGTGTCGTGGCAGCCGGATCTGGAGGAGTCGGTGAAACCATCCCAACAGGCTCGCCCCACTGTCATCCGCTGGGCTGACGGGGGCAAAGAGGTCTTCATCTCCGGGTCCTTCAACAACTGGAGCACCAAGATCCCGCTCATCAAGAG CCACAATGACTTCGTCGCTATCCTGGACCTCCCGGAAGGAGAGCACCAGTACAAATTCTTTGTGGACGGCCAGTGGGTGCATGACCCATCCGAG CCTGTGGTCACCAGCCAGATGGGGACAATCAACAACCTGATTCACGTCAAGAAGTCTGACTTCGAGGTGTTCGATGCTTTGAAGGTGGATTCCCTGGAGAGCTCAGAAACCTCAGGTCGGG ACTTATCGAGTTCACCACCCGGCCCGTACGGCCAAGAGATGTACGTGTACCGGCCCGAGGAGCGCTTCAAATCGCCCCCCATCCTCCCGCCTCACCTCCTCCAGGTCATCCTCAACAAGGACACCAACATCTCG TGtgacccagccctgctgcccgaACCCAACCACGTCATGCTCAACCACCTCTACGCGCTCTCCATCAAG GACGGCGTGATGGTGCTCAGCGCCACGCACCGCTACAAGAAGAAGTACGTCACCACGCTGCTCTACAAGCCCATCTGA
- the PRKAB2 gene encoding 5'-AMP-activated protein kinase subunit beta-2 isoform X2, which produces MGNTTSERVSGERHGSKSHRSDGSSTPHAAKEHPHKIMVGSTDDPSVFSSHDSKPGSGVLCQIPGDKEFVSWQPDLEESVKPSQQARPTVIRWADGGKEVFISGSFNNWSTKIPLIKSHNDFVAILDLPEGEHQYKFFVDGQWVHDPSEPVVTSQMGTINNLIHVKKSDFEVFDALKVDSLESSETSDLSSSPPGPYGQEMYVYRPEERFKSPPILPPHLLQVILNKDTNISCDPALLPEPNHVMLNHLYALSIKDGVMVLSATHRYKKKYVTTLLYKPI; this is translated from the exons ATGGGCAACACCACCAGCGAGAGAGTGTCCGGGGAGCGCCATGGCTCCAAGTCCCACCGCTCCGACGGCTCCAGCACGCCCCACGCCGCCAAGGAGCACCCGCACAAGATCATGGTGGGCAGCACCGACGACCCCAGCGTGTTCAGCTCCCACGACTCCAAG CCAGGCTCTGGTGTTCTTTGTCAGATCCCCGGGGACAAGGAGTTTGTGTCGTGGCAGCCGGATCTGGAGGAGTCGGTGAAACCATCCCAACAGGCTCGCCCCACTGTCATCCGCTGGGCTGACGGGGGCAAAGAGGTCTTCATCTCCGGGTCCTTCAACAACTGGAGCACCAAGATCCCGCTCATCAAGAG CCACAATGACTTCGTCGCTATCCTGGACCTCCCGGAAGGAGAGCACCAGTACAAATTCTTTGTGGACGGCCAGTGGGTGCATGACCCATCCGAG CCTGTGGTCACCAGCCAGATGGGGACAATCAACAACCTGATTCACGTCAAGAAGTCTGACTTCGAGGTGTTCGATGCTTTGAAGGTGGATTCCCTGGAGAGCTCAGAAACCTCAG ACTTATCGAGTTCACCACCCGGCCCGTACGGCCAAGAGATGTACGTGTACCGGCCCGAGGAGCGCTTCAAATCGCCCCCCATCCTCCCGCCTCACCTCCTCCAGGTCATCCTCAACAAGGACACCAACATCTCG TGtgacccagccctgctgcccgaACCCAACCACGTCATGCTCAACCACCTCTACGCGCTCTCCATCAAG GACGGCGTGATGGTGCTCAGCGCCACGCACCGCTACAAGAAGAAGTACGTCACCACGCTGCTCTACAAGCCCATCTGA
- the PRKAB2 gene encoding 5'-AMP-activated protein kinase subunit beta-2 isoform X4, with product MGNTTSERVSGERHGSKSHRSDGSSTPHAAKEHPHKIMVGSTDDPSVFSSHDSKIPGDKEFVSWQPDLEESVKPSQQARPTVIRWADGGKEVFISGSFNNWSTKIPLIKSHNDFVAILDLPEGEHQYKFFVDGQWVHDPSEPVVTSQMGTINNLIHVKKSDFEVFDALKVDSLESSETSDLSSSPPGPYGQEMYVYRPEERFKSPPILPPHLLQVILNKDTNISCDPALLPEPNHVMLNHLYALSIKDGVMVLSATHRYKKKYVTTLLYKPI from the exons ATGGGCAACACCACCAGCGAGAGAGTGTCCGGGGAGCGCCATGGCTCCAAGTCCCACCGCTCCGACGGCTCCAGCACGCCCCACGCCGCCAAGGAGCACCCGCACAAGATCATGGTGGGCAGCACCGACGACCCCAGCGTGTTCAGCTCCCACGACTCCAAG ATCCCCGGGGACAAGGAGTTTGTGTCGTGGCAGCCGGATCTGGAGGAGTCGGTGAAACCATCCCAACAGGCTCGCCCCACTGTCATCCGCTGGGCTGACGGGGGCAAAGAGGTCTTCATCTCCGGGTCCTTCAACAACTGGAGCACCAAGATCCCGCTCATCAAGAG CCACAATGACTTCGTCGCTATCCTGGACCTCCCGGAAGGAGAGCACCAGTACAAATTCTTTGTGGACGGCCAGTGGGTGCATGACCCATCCGAG CCTGTGGTCACCAGCCAGATGGGGACAATCAACAACCTGATTCACGTCAAGAAGTCTGACTTCGAGGTGTTCGATGCTTTGAAGGTGGATTCCCTGGAGAGCTCAGAAACCTCAG ACTTATCGAGTTCACCACCCGGCCCGTACGGCCAAGAGATGTACGTGTACCGGCCCGAGGAGCGCTTCAAATCGCCCCCCATCCTCCCGCCTCACCTCCTCCAGGTCATCCTCAACAAGGACACCAACATCTCG TGtgacccagccctgctgcccgaACCCAACCACGTCATGCTCAACCACCTCTACGCGCTCTCCATCAAG GACGGCGTGATGGTGCTCAGCGCCACGCACCGCTACAAGAAGAAGTACGTCACCACGCTGCTCTACAAGCCCATCTGA